One segment of Urocitellus parryii isolate mUroPar1 chromosome 5, mUroPar1.hap1, whole genome shotgun sequence DNA contains the following:
- the Mldhr gene encoding LOW QUALITY PROTEIN: mitochondrial lactate dehydrogenase regulator (The sequence of the model RefSeq protein was modified relative to this genomic sequence to represent the inferred CDS: deleted 1 base in 1 codon) — protein MWRDSLCTAAGYAFGAGTRLRSVLSSRKLQP, from the exons ATGTGGCGGGACTCTTTGTGCACTGCGGCAGGATACGCGTTCGGA GCTGGGACGCGGCTGCGCTCAGTTCTCTCCTCTCGGAAGCTGCAGCCATGA